One stretch of Acidicapsa acidisoli DNA includes these proteins:
- the murQ gene encoding N-acetylmuramic acid 6-phosphate etherase — protein MKLKKLTTESRNRDTEKLDTMTALELVTAMNREDAAVPRAIERVLPEIAKAVDLIAGRLATGGRLIYVGSGTSGRIGALDASECPPTFSTNPEMVQFLIAGGESALTQSSEGSEDSEEMGRSDIAARDPGDCDVVVGLAASGCTPYTISALQYAGSKGATTVAIACNHDSALGRAADIQIEVEVGPEALTGSSRLKAGTAQKLICNMLTTGAMARMGYVYSNLMVNLHLTNKKLLERGIVILESLANVSRDAALQVLETADMSVPVALVMLKANANKSESLERLRKAKGNVRKAIEG, from the coding sequence ATGAAATTGAAGAAACTGACAACAGAAAGCCGCAATCGTGATACGGAAAAACTCGATACCATGACCGCTCTCGAATTAGTTACGGCGATGAACCGCGAAGATGCAGCTGTACCGCGTGCCATCGAACGTGTGTTGCCGGAGATTGCAAAGGCAGTCGACCTCATTGCGGGCCGTCTGGCCACAGGCGGACGACTTATCTATGTTGGCTCAGGAACGAGTGGACGCATTGGGGCTCTCGACGCATCGGAGTGTCCTCCAACATTCAGTACGAACCCGGAGATGGTTCAGTTCCTCATCGCAGGTGGTGAATCGGCTCTGACGCAATCGTCGGAGGGGAGTGAAGACTCCGAGGAAATGGGGCGCAGTGACATAGCTGCACGCGATCCCGGCGATTGCGATGTTGTCGTGGGGCTTGCCGCCAGTGGGTGTACGCCATACACCATCAGTGCGCTCCAGTATGCCGGGAGCAAAGGAGCCACAACCGTAGCCATCGCCTGCAATCATGACTCCGCCCTCGGCAGGGCAGCCGACATACAGATTGAAGTTGAAGTGGGACCGGAAGCGTTGACCGGTTCGTCGAGACTGAAAGCCGGTACAGCACAGAAGCTGATCTGCAATATGCTGACCACTGGTGCAATGGCCAGGATGGGTTATGTCTACAGCAATTTGATGGTCAATCTACATTTGACGAATAAGAAACTGCTGGAGCGCGGCATCGTGATTCTGGAATCCCTGGCAAACGTCAGTCGCGATGCAGCTCTTCAAGTGTTGGAGACCGCGGACATGAGTGTTCCTGTTGCACTGGTGATGCTGAAGGCGAATGCAAACAAGAGTGAGTCGCTGGAACGGCTGCGCAAGGCAAAGGGCAATGTACGCAAGGCAATTGAGGGTTAA
- a CDS encoding sodium:solute symporter — translation MGLNALDLGVIVAYLVGVTLFGLSFGRKQQTLKNYFLAGNTIPWWAISLSIVAAETSTLTVISVPGMAYDKNFTFLQLVLGYLIGRTVVTFIFIPQYFRGEMVTAYQLMERRFGHTLRTLTAGMFLLTRAAAEGVRVFAVAIVVRIALGAWLTGLDDFQRDFCAIAIVTVLTLIYTFEGGMAAVIWTDVVQLTIYVAGTVVGFFTILHLVPGGWDTVHAVAGQAGKFRVFDLSWNLNTTYTLWSGVLGGAFLTTASHGTDQLIVQRLLSARNARQSQIALLSSGIVILFQFSLFLLVGTMLFVFYRVFPSTVAFTRTDTIFPTFVVTRMPHGVSGLLISAILAASMSNLSAALNSLSSTTIVDFYARLRPHSSEKHRVQVSRIAVVGWAALLFGLALLARNGGKVLEMGLSIASVAYGALLGVFLLGVLTRTTTERGAMIGMVGGFALNLYLWLCTGISFTWYVLMGSVTTFAIGYGASRVMPRNENISQAEELR, via the coding sequence CTGGTGGGGGTGACGCTCTTCGGATTGAGTTTTGGACGCAAGCAGCAAACCCTAAAAAATTACTTTCTTGCGGGAAACACCATTCCGTGGTGGGCCATCTCGCTCTCCATTGTGGCGGCGGAGACCAGTACGCTGACCGTCATCAGTGTGCCAGGAATGGCGTATGACAAGAACTTTACGTTTCTCCAACTGGTGCTCGGCTATCTGATCGGGCGCACCGTCGTCACTTTCATTTTCATCCCGCAGTACTTTCGTGGCGAGATGGTTACCGCATATCAACTGATGGAGCGGCGCTTCGGTCATACATTGCGGACTCTGACCGCGGGGATGTTTTTGCTGACGCGGGCGGCAGCGGAAGGTGTGCGTGTCTTTGCCGTTGCGATTGTTGTACGCATCGCACTCGGCGCTTGGCTTACCGGGCTCGATGATTTTCAGCGCGATTTTTGCGCCATTGCCATCGTGACCGTGCTTACGTTGATCTACACATTTGAAGGTGGCATGGCGGCCGTGATCTGGACCGACGTTGTGCAACTGACGATCTATGTGGCAGGCACAGTGGTTGGCTTCTTCACGATTCTGCACTTGGTGCCTGGCGGCTGGGACACCGTGCATGCTGTGGCTGGTCAAGCCGGGAAGTTTCGCGTATTCGATCTCTCGTGGAATCTCAATACAACTTATACCCTGTGGTCGGGAGTGCTGGGCGGGGCCTTTCTAACCACCGCGAGCCATGGAACTGACCAGCTAATCGTGCAGAGACTTCTCTCTGCGCGTAACGCGCGGCAATCTCAGATAGCGTTGCTCTCCAGCGGGATCGTCATTCTCTTTCAGTTCTCGTTGTTTCTGTTGGTTGGCACAATGCTGTTTGTGTTTTACCGCGTCTTTCCTTCAACTGTAGCTTTCACCCGCACAGACACCATATTCCCGACGTTTGTGGTCACTCGCATGCCACACGGAGTAAGTGGGTTGCTGATCTCGGCCATTCTCGCCGCGTCCATGTCCAATTTAAGCGCCGCCTTGAACTCGCTCTCATCGACCACGATCGTTGATTTCTATGCGCGCCTGCGCCCCCACTCATCGGAGAAGCACCGCGTGCAGGTTTCAAGAATTGCCGTGGTGGGATGGGCTGCATTGTTGTTCGGGTTGGCGCTGCTCGCGCGCAATGGTGGCAAGGTGCTCGAAATGGGCCTCTCGATTGCATCGGTAGCCTACGGTGCACTGCTCGGGGTCTTTCTCCTGGGAGTCTTGACGCGCACGACCACCGAACGCGGCGCAATGATAGGGATGGTCGGTGGATTTGCCTTGAATCTCTACTTATGGCTATGCACGGGTATATCGTTCACCTGGTATGTGCTAATGGGCAGCGTGACAACATTCGCGATTGGTTACGGTGCAAGCCGTGTTATGCCTCGAAATGAAAACATAAGCCAGGCTGAGGAACTGAGATGA